The Actinomadura graeca nucleotide sequence GAGCTCCACATGCCCGTCCGGGCGGAGCACGCCGACGTCGCCCATGGGCCACCACGTGTCGCGGCCGGGCAGCGGCGCACGGCCGACGATCGACTCGGCACGGGCGGGGGTGCGCACCTCGATGTTCCCGGGCGTGCCGTCCGGCAGCGCCGACCCGTCGTCGTCCACGACGCGGAGCTCGGTCATGCCGGGGAACACCCCGCCGACGTCGCGGGAGCTCAGCCCCGCCCCCCGGACGTCGGACCGCGTGAGCATCAGCACGGTGACCGGGCCGGTCTCCGACTGCCCGTAGGCCTGGATGAACGCCGGGTCCGGATGGTCCGATGCCTCCAGGAGCGTCCGCAGCGTCCGCGGATGGATCGCGTCGAAGCTGCTGATGAACCGCTCGACCGGGGCGAACGGGTTCGGCGTGTTGTGCGCGAGCGCCTCCCAGCGCAGGAACATGTTCGGATGGGCCTCCAGAGCCTGCGGCCGGTACCGCAGGAGCGTCTCGCACACCCGGGCCGGGCCGGGAGAGGTGATGCCGAGGAACGGCATCCCCGTGTTGAGCACCGTGAGGAGCCCCGAAGACATCCGGACATGCACGAAGGACAGGCATTTCGCGCTGATCCCCGCATGGTCGAGCGACCGCACGACGCCTATCTGGGACGCCACGTGGGCGTACAGCGAATCGACCGTGTGGACGACGAGCTTGGGTTTCCCGGTGGTGCCGGACGAGTGCGTGATGAGGGTCGGGTCCGTGCCGTGATGGCGGGTGACCCGGTGGGGTGCCGTCTCGCCGAGCTCCACCGCCCCGTCCAGCCCGGCTCCGGGCGTGAGCGTGAGGAGGCGCGGGACGAGCGCGCCCAGCTGTTCCCGCCAGGGACGCAGGACCTCCGCGCCGACGGCGTCGGTCAGCAGATGGGGCCGCCGGAGATCCCTGAGGCAGTCCAGGAGATCGGCCGGATCCATCGCCGCCGACAGCAGCGCGGGCAGCGCGCCGATGCGGACGGCGGCGCACTGGAGCGCCTGGATGTCGAGGTGATTGGCCTTGACCAGGGCGACCACCTCGCCCGGACGCACCCCGGCGGCCCACAGCCGGTCGGCGTAGTCCGCGACCACCGCCGCGAAGCCCTCCACGGTGTCCGGGTCGCGGCAGGCGGAGGCCCAGGGCGCGTCCGCGCACAGCGTGGTCCCGCCCTGGTGCTCGGCGGCGCTTTCCGGCAGTAGGCCGAGGTCGGCGATGGGGGGCACGTCTCCTCCTTCGAAAAGCCTGATCACTCTCCGCCGGGCCGGGGGTCCGGCGTCCCGCGCGGCGGACGGCGCGGCGGGCCCTCCGCGGGCCGGTCAACCACGCACAGGTCCGCGCGCCCGGCCAGGACGATCGTGTCGACGTCGGCTTCGGAGATCGAGCCCGCCGCGATCACGGCGAACCCGCCGGCGCGTCCGGCCTGGTTGCGGATCCGGTCCGCGTGCGCGTCCCGCCCGTCGGGCGTCCC carries:
- a CDS encoding AMP-binding protein — translated: MPPIADLGLLPESAAEHQGGTTLCADAPWASACRDPDTVEGFAAVVADYADRLWAAGVRPGEVVALVKANHLDIQALQCAAVRIGALPALLSAAMDPADLLDCLRDLRRPHLLTDAVGAEVLRPWREQLGALVPRLLTLTPGAGLDGAVELGETAPHRVTRHHGTDPTLITHSSGTTGKPKLVVHTVDSLYAHVASQIGVVRSLDHAGISAKCLSFVHVRMSSGLLTVLNTGMPFLGITSPGPARVCETLLRYRPQALEAHPNMFLRWEALAHNTPNPFAPVERFISSFDAIHPRTLRTLLEASDHPDPAFIQAYGQSETGPVTVLMLTRSDVRGAGLSSRDVGGVFPGMTELRVVDDDGSALPDGTPGNIEVRTPARAESIVGRAPLPGRDTWWPMGDVGVLRPDGHVELHDRQVDRVPGVPSTLRAEDVLLDELPELAEVVIIAVEGTVTAVTATAGGTPVEEERWRRARRAAGLPEDTAVDHRPWEEFPLTGTMKVRRNRLPSRAALG